In Roseofilum reptotaenium CS-1145, the DNA window ACTTAGACTCGCGCAATTTATGCCAAACCGATCGCGACATCATCAACGTATGACCGATCCGACTTGCACCAATTTGCTGCAAATGTTCCTCCCGTTCCGGTTGATAATCTGCCGAAGCTAAATATAAAGGTTGGGGGGGAAACTCTTGGGTAATGCGAGCCATTTGCGCCATCAATTCTGGGTAGAGCCAAGTATAAGCAGGATGAACCGTCAACTCCGCTTGATGGTAGCCCTCACCTTGACGTTGCAAGTGTAACTGAAAATAGCCGATCGCCGCTTGCCGTTGCGTTTCAAACACATAGCCACTCACCACCTCAGTTTTTGTCCACCATTGCTTAATCCCGTCAATCACCGATTGCACCAAGGGAGTCTTAAAGTCATCCACATGGCGGTCAAAGACCTGGCGTACAAAAGGCGGCATGGCGACGGTATCTAATTGATACAGCGGTCCCGCATCAGCATTACTCACTGGTAGGAGATTGGGCAAATCCGGCTCCCGTTGGGCTAACTTCGCGAGCTGTTCCGGGGCGATCGCCCAATAGGTCATGTGAGCTAAAGGCTGAAACCCATTTTGCCGATACAGGGCAATTTCATCCGCCTCATTCACATCCACTTCCAACAACCAAGTTCTGGCTTCTCGTACCGCTTGCATACAATAGCGCAGGAGTACGGAACCAATCCCCGATCGCGAGACTCCTGGTTTCACTCCCACGCGATCAACGCGCCAGGTACTGCGAGTGCGGTTAAAAGGCGAAATTTCGATCACCCCCACCACTTGTTCATCCGTACTTTCGGAGCGCTGACGCTGCCCTGCCACATGGATTGACAGCTTATAGCGCCAGGGATTAGGAAATAAACTCAACAGTTTTAAGACTCCAAACCACTGGCGAATATCCTGTCCCGAATAGGGTTTATCCTTACCCAGCATCGGAGAAGAAGCCCCCGTATCAAGTAAAGCTTCCACCACATCGAGGTCTCGATGTTGCAAACTCCGGATTTCCGTCTGTTTTTCTAAATTTTGGGGAGACGCTGGTATCATGGGGTATTCTCTCAATTGACAGGGGGGATTAGGCAAGAGGTACTCTAGCAATAGGAAAACCCTTTCTTTGAAGTTGTCGCCTACCCTTGGGGTCGAATCAGAACAATGGGGGTTTGTTCGTCAGCATTACCTGCTGGGTTACTTCTGAGGGCTTTGGTGAGCAACTCCGTCGATAAATCTGGGGTCGCTGCTAATATTTTAACGGCTTTCAAGTCATTGACATCCACGATCGCCGCCGATAATCCCGTTTTTTCTTTAATTTTAGCCACCACCTCTTCCGGTTTCTCTGGCCCCAGAACAATAAATTGATCGAAGGGGGGCAAGGTTCCCGTCACATCATCAATTAACCGCGCTTGCTCTCCAGCGAGTTGATAAAAGACACCGGGTTTACGCAACAGAGCTTTGGCTAAAGCCCCGACCACAAAGGCAAACGCCACTCGCACTGGCCCCACGATATCTACTAAGGTCTGCATTCCGCAAGCCGTGGCTAAACTCGATGTCGGGAGAAAATAATAACAAATCCGTTTGGCTACCCATCCGGGTTTTACCGTAGTAGGATGGCGCAGCCGACCTTGCATGAGGGCGATCGGGGTTTCTCCAATAGTCACGATATCTCCGGGTTGAGCATGAGGCAAAACATACCGCTCCACGACCGCCGCTGGATCGTCCTGATCGGTTAAAATATGGGTCGGAATCGGAAACACCCGCGCCCCTTCTGCCTCTCGTCCTGAAGCCAATTGGGAGGTATCGGGATACTGGAGCGCATAGACCGAATGACCCGTTTTTGGAATCCGCCCTTCTGGACCATAGGTGACATAATTGACTTTAATCCAAGCCGTTTGCACCCGATCCAAATTCGGCCCTGTAATCTCAATGCTAATTTTGAACCGTGTCTGTTTACCCACTTTGACAATATAGGCAAACCAATAATCATCATCTCGACTCGGAGCATCCGAGTGCAGGGGAATCACGCGAGTTTTCCAGCTTACTCCCTCCAACGATCCCTTACTAAGCAGTTCCACGTCTACGGAAACTTCGGGAACCATAATTTCCAAGGTCGAGGTTTCATTGATTAAAACTGCTTCTCCCACCAACTGATAATGGTCAGCCGCCAAAAATTCTCCTTGCCACTGTTCAAACTTCAGGGCCAGTTCATTCCCAGGGCGACCTCGATACTGATTCTCTATCGCCCATAAAAGCAGGAGAGCTGAACCTCCTAAACCAATTCCAATACTTTCTGCAATCACAACCGAACCTAACCCAACGCTGATTATTTGTCTCGATTCACTATACCTGAATGGCTTGCAATTGCCATCTTCTGTTGATCTATATTGGGGATCTCAGTGTCCAACAGACGTGGAGGAAAGCGTCAGACTTCAACTCGTGCAAAATTTAGGCAACTATAGCAGTGAAATGAAGAACTAGGACATTGCCTGTTCTCTATTGCCGATTGCTTCAAACCATAACCTAACTGTTCTAACCAACTCCTTCTTTGCGCTTAGGTAGATGGGAAATCCCCGTCCAGAGCAGTGCGCCCGGCGGGGAGGATGTCAAAGGATAAATTAAACGGCAGCAAACAAATCGGAAAAGCTTTTTTCTACGGCTTGTTCCTGAGTGACGATTTCTACAATTTTATTCCGAGACTCTGGACAGAATAGGGCTTCTACACAGACTTGCGCCACTTTCTGACGAGGAATACTCCCTTCAAATAAGGTATCAGCTTGAGACATAACGATCGCCTGGCTATTGTCTTCATTTTTTAATCCCCCAGGCCGGACAATGGTGTAGGGTAAGCCACTTCTGGGAGAATGGAGCGGGCGGCTTGGCGATCGCGCACCAAGGCGATCGTGGGAATCTCGCGCTTCACTAACTCGTGAACAATCCGTTTTCCGGTTTCTCCAGTTGCTCCGGCTACAAATGCTTTCATGGTTTTTCGGGGGATTAAAATTTCTCTACAAATATTAACATTACAGCCTCGACCTTGCTTTTCTAAGGGTTTTCAGACCGCTGCCGATCCAGATCTCTGCCTAGGTGTGATCTGGATTATAAAAAAATAAGAATAGATTTGTACACTAAGCATTAGGTCAAATGGATTGACCCAATTGAGCCAGAAATTGGGGATCAAATCATTTGCTCGATTGAGTAAATGTGCTGGTGATAGCTTCTATCCCAGTGGCCAATTGTCGAATTATGGGGATAGTTCAAAATCATGAAGCTTCAATCGAGTTTAAGTTTAGAGCAAGACCACAATCAATCGGATGTAATTTTGGGGGCAGTTCCAGAGTACACGTCATTGGAAACTGTGGCGCAGGAAGAAATCGTCAAGGAACCGTTCCAATTTTCCACATTAGCTGAAGGCAAACTTTTATTTAATGCCCACCCCCAAACCGTTGCTGAGTATCTTGACGATCATCAAGGATGGTTTTGCCGTTGTGCAGCTCCCATGAAAGTTCGCCCGATTAGCAAAAATGGCTATGCTTTAATTATTGGTCAATTCGGTGCATTTGGCTATAATGTGGAGCCAAAAGTCGGCTTGGAAATGCAACCCCAACTGCAAGGGATCTATACGATTGACTCTATTCCTGTCCCCAATGATGTAGATCTCGGCTATGAGGTTGATTTTCGCTCTTCGATGGAGTTAGTAGAAGCGGTCGATCGGGTGAGTGAAGAGGGGAGGATGACTTATGCCCAATGGACGCTAGATTTAAAGGTGAAGGTGTACTTTCCCCAATTTATTCATGCTTTGCCCCAAGGTTTAATTCAAAAAACAGGCGATCGCCTCTTAGCCCAAATTGTACGTCAGGTTTCCCATTGTCTCAATCATAAAATTCTCAAGGACTTTCACCAGACCTACAACTGTCCTTTCCCTCGCCAACCGAAAAATTAGGGATTGGATCTATTCCCTATTCTCTAATGCTGCTTTGGACAAGGGGGTTTGAAGCCCCTTGCCTTTCGAGGATGGATTTAAGAGAACATATTCTCTAAAATACGGTTCACAATATCCA includes these proteins:
- a CDS encoding F420-0:Gamma-glutamyl ligase is translated as MIAESIGIGLGGSALLLLWAIENQYRGRPGNELALKFEQWQGEFLAADHYQLVGEAVLINETSTLEIMVPEVSVDVELLSKGSLEGVSWKTRVIPLHSDAPSRDDDYWFAYIVKVGKQTRFKISIEITGPNLDRVQTAWIKVNYVTYGPEGRIPKTGHSVYALQYPDTSQLASGREAEGARVFPIPTHILTDQDDPAAVVERYVLPHAQPGDIVTIGETPIALMQGRLRHPTTVKPGWVAKRICYYFLPTSSLATACGMQTLVDIVGPVRVAFAFVVGALAKALLRKPGVFYQLAGEQARLIDDVTGTLPPFDQFIVLGPEKPEEVVAKIKEKTGLSAAIVDVNDLKAVKILAATPDLSTELLTKALRSNPAGNADEQTPIVLIRPQG
- a CDS encoding DUF1997 domain-containing protein, which translates into the protein MKLQSSLSLEQDHNQSDVILGAVPEYTSLETVAQEEIVKEPFQFSTLAEGKLLFNAHPQTVAEYLDDHQGWFCRCAAPMKVRPISKNGYALIIGQFGAFGYNVEPKVGLEMQPQLQGIYTIDSIPVPNDVDLGYEVDFRSSMELVEAVDRVSEEGRMTYAQWTLDLKVKVYFPQFIHALPQGLIQKTGDRLLAQIVRQVSHCLNHKILKDFHQTYNCPFPRQPKN
- a CDS encoding GNAT family N-acetyltransferase, whose protein sequence is MIPASPQNLEKQTEIRSLQHRDLDVVEALLDTGASSPMLGKDKPYSGQDIRQWFGVLKLLSLFPNPWRYKLSIHVAGQRQRSESTDEQVVGVIEISPFNRTRSTWRVDRVGVKPGVSRSGIGSVLLRYCMQAVREARTWLLEVDVNEADEIALYRQNGFQPLAHMTYWAIAPEQLAKLAQREPDLPNLLPVSNADAGPLYQLDTVAMPPFVRQVFDRHVDDFKTPLVQSVIDGIKQWWTKTEVVSGYVFETQRQAAIGYFQLHLQRQGEGYHQAELTVHPAYTWLYPELMAQMARITQEFPPQPLYLASADYQPEREEHLQQIGASRIGHTLMMSRSVWHKLRESKLVSLEGLQLSDMLQGLQPAGKPIPGRMSILHSLSLEENAEDLSPGGKEGNGGVEGDGTGENSSSVDQ